The Zalophus californianus isolate mZalCal1 chromosome X, mZalCal1.pri.v2, whole genome shotgun sequence genome window below encodes:
- the NLGN3 gene encoding neuroligin-3 isoform X4, producing MVYIHGGSYMEGTGNMIDGSVLASYGNVIVITLNYRVGVLGFLSTGDQAAKGNYGLLDQIQALRWVSENIAFFGGDPRRITVFGSGIGASCVSLLTLSHHSEGLFQRAIIQSGSALSSWAVNYQPVKYTSLLADKVGCNVLDTVDMVDCLRQKSAKELVEQDIQPARYHVAFGPVIDGDVIPDDPEILMEQGEFLNYDIMLGVNQGEGLKFVEGVVDPEDGVSGTDFDYSVSNFVDNLYGYPEGKDTLRETIKFMYTDWADRDNPETRRKTLVALFTDHQWVEPSVVTADLHARYGSPTYFYAFYHHCQSLMKPAWSDAAHGDEVPYVFGVPMVGPTDLFPCNFSKNDVMLSAVVMTYWTNFAKTGDPNKPVPQDTKFIHTKANRFEEVAWSKYNPRDQLYLHIGLKPRVRDHYRATKVAFWKHLVPHLYNLHDMFHYTSTTTKVPPPDTTHSSHITRRPNGKTWSTKRPAISPAYSNENAQGSWNGDQDAGPLLVENPRDYSTELSVTIAVGASLLFLNVLAFAALYYRKDKRRQEPLRQPSPQRGAGAPELGAAPEEELAALQLGPTHHECEAGPPHDTLRLTALPDYTLTLRRSPDDIPLMTPNTITMIPNSLVGLQTLHPYNTFAAGFNSTGLPHSHSTTRV from the exons GTTTCCTCAGCACTGGCGATCAGGCTGCCAAGGGCAACTATGGGCTCCTTGACCAAATCCAGGCCCTCCGCTGGGTGAGCGAGAACATTGCCTTCTTTGGTGGCGATCCCCGCCGTATTACTGTCTTCGGCTCGGGCATCGGCGCGTCCTGTGTCAGCCTCCTCACGCTGTCGCATCACTCTGAGG GGCTTTTCCAGAGGGCCATCATCCAAAGTGGTTCTGCCCTGTCCAGCTGGGCTGTGAACTACCAGCCGGTGAAGTACACTAGCCTGTTGGCAGACAAGGTAGGCTGTAACGTGCTAGACACAGTGGACATGGTGGACTGTCTTCGTCAAAAGAGTGCCAAGGAGCTGGTAGAGCAGGACATCCAGCCAGCCCGCTACCATGTGGCCTTTGGCCCTGTGATTGATGGTGATGTCATCCCTGATGACCCTGAGATTCTCATGGAGCAGGGCGAGTTCCTCAACTATGACATTATGCTAGGTGTCAACCAGGGCGAGGGGCTCAAGTTCGTGGAAGGGGTGGTGGACCCTGAGGATGGCGTCTCTGGCACTGACTTTGACTACTCAGTCTCCAACTTTGTGGACAATCTGTATGGCTATCCTGAGGGTAAGGACACCCTACGGGAGACCATCAAGTTCATGTACACAGACTGGGCAGACCGTGACAATCCAGAGACCCGCCGCAAAACGCTGGTGGCGCTTTTCACTGACCACCAGTGGGTGGAGCCCTCGGTGGTGACCGCTGATCTGCATGCCCGCTATGGCTCACCTACCTACTTCTACGCCTTCTACCATCACTGCCAGAGCCTCATGAAGCCTGCTTGGTCAGATGCAGCTCATGGGGACGAAGTACCTTACGTTTTTGGTGTCCCTATGGTAGGCCCCACTGACCTCTTCCCCTGCAATTTCTCCAAGAATGACGTTATGCTCAGTGCCGTCGTCATGACTTACTGGACCAACTTTGCCAAGACCGG GGATCCCAACAAGCCGGTCCCCCAGGACACCAAGTTCATTCACACCAAGGCCAACCGCTTTGAGGAAGTGGCCTGGTCCAAATACAATCCCCGAGACCAGCTCTACCTTCACATCGGGCTGAAACCAAGGGTCCGCGATCATTACCGGGCCACCAAGGTGGCCTTCTGGAAACACTTGGTGCCCCACCTCTACAACCTGCATGACATGTTCCACTATACGTCCACAACCACCAAAGTGCCGCCCCCGGATACCACCCACAGCTCCCACATCACCCGCAGGCCCAACGGCAAGACCTGGAGCACCAAGCGGCCGGCCATCTCCCCTGCCTACAGCAATGAGAATGCCCAAGGGTCCTGGAACGGGGACCAGGATGCAGGGCCGCTCCTGGTGGAGAACCCTCGTGACTACTCCACTGAATTAAGTGTCACCATCGCTGTGGGGGCCTCCCTCCTATTCCTTAACGTTCTGGCCTTCGCCGCCCTCTACTACCGCAAGGACAAACGGCGCCAGGAGCCTCTGCGGCAGCCCAGCCCTCAGAGGGGAGCTGGGGCCCCCGAATTGGGAGCTGCTCCTGAGGAGGAGCTGGCAGCATTACAGCTGGGCCCCACCCACCACGAATGTGAGGCTGGTCCCCCCCACGACACATTGCGCCTCACTGCGCTACCCGACTACACGCTGACCCTGCGTCGCTCCCCTGATGACATCCCACTCATGACACCCAACACCATCACTATGATTCCCAACTCCCTGGTAGGGCTGCAGACATTGCACCCCTATAACACCTTTGCCGCAGGGTTCAACAGTACTGGGCTGCCCCACTCACACTCCACTACCCGGGTATAG